One genomic segment of Ipomoea triloba cultivar NCNSP0323 chromosome 9, ASM357664v1 includes these proteins:
- the LOC116029833 gene encoding putative late blight resistance protein homolog R1B-17 has translation MIPNISTPDNDIIVGFKKEEKTIIKHLIRGSKEREVILITGMGGLGKTTLARRVYKEKAVVNHFHKRAWCTVSQEYDCKDLLNKIYNQVCSKVAETEIDSVAEKLRKSLMGLRYLIMLDDIWSVKVWEELNIVFPSCDNGSRIILTSRQESVVSDAKLICLPFFTIDESWKLLEVKLFKGKGCPKELENVGREISNKCKELPLTVGLIAGLLEKVTKSEQMWREFLLTLNSHVTFADGIQSNDAIELSYMYLSDHLKPCLLYFASFLEDERIEVSKLIELWISEGFIIGMTEKGRVEDEAEDYLNQLVRSNLIMVSGKNYDGRIVSCMVHDLVRDFCLTKAREKIFLEIINMEKEWDPTLKFTPYRICFHMHSTSDNASELVPRNSSIHTVLVFHCYTPFYNASWIAKKFEHLTILDLEAIRVYQSFLSEVSLLTHLSCNKSCMEKSRSVMIEAIPACSKELQTWMPSSFDDVSTLKRIIAFNCNHSVGSWLDNIKKSAWDIGNEQLGVEERLCK, from the exons ATGATACCAAACATCTCTACTCCAGATAATGATATAATTGTGGGTTTCaagaaggaagaaaaaactatcATAAAACATCTCATTCGTGGGTCAAAGGAGAGAGAAGTTATTTTAATTACTGGCATGGGCGGATTGGGAAAGACAACTTTAGCAAGGAGAGTGTATAAGGAGAAAGCTGTAGTCAATCACTTTCACAAGCGTGCCTGGTGTACTGTTTCTCAAGAATATGATTGTAAGGActtgttgaacaaaatatataatcaagttTGTAGCAAGGTGGCAGAGACCGAGATTGATAGTGTAGCCGAAAAGCTTCGCAAAAGCCTGATGGGATTGAGATACCTTATAATGTTGGATGATATTTGGAGTGTGAAAGTATGGGAAGAGTTGAATATAGTTTTTCCCTCATGTGACAATGGAAGCAGAATTATTTTAACAAGCAGACAAGAAAGTGTGGTTTCTGATGCCAAACTTATTTGTCTTCCTTTCTTCACTATTGATGAGAGTTGGAAATTATTGGAAGTGAAGTTATTTAAAGGGAAGGGATGTCCTAAAGAGCTTGAAAATGTTGGAAGAGAAATATCTAATAAATGTAAGGAATTGCCTTTGACAGTTGGTTTGATAGCGGGTCTTCTTGAAAAAGTTACAAAGAGTGAGCAAATGTGGCGTGAATTTCTTCTTACTCTAAACTCCCATGTTACTTTTGCAGACGGAATACAAAGCAATGATGCGATAGAGCTTAGTTACATGTATTTATCAGATCATTTGAAACCATGCTTACTTTACTTTGCTTCATTCCTTGAAGATGAAAGAATTGAAGTTTCAAAACTAATAGAACTATGGATATCTGAAGGATTCATCATAGGAATGACAGAGAAAGGGAGAGTAGAAGATGAGGCAGAAGATTACTTAAACCAATTGGTTAGAAGTAACCTAATTATGGTGTCGGGAAAGAATTATGATGGTCGCATCGTATCATGCATGGTTCATGATTTGGTACGTGACTTTTGCTTAACAAAAGCTAGAGAAAAAATTTTCTTAGAGATAATTAATATGGAAAAGGAGTGGGATCCAACTCTGAAGTTTACCCCATATCGAATATGTTTCCATATGCATTCGACATCTGATAATGCTTCTGAATTGGTACCACGGAATTCTTCTATTCACACAGTTTTAGTTTTCCATTGCTATACGCCCTTTTATAATGCCTCATGGATTGCTAAAAAATTTGAACATCTCACAATCTTGGATTTAGAGGCAATCCGTGTGTACCAATCATTTTTGTCTGAAGTTAGCTTACTAACTCATCTAAG TTGCAATAAGTCTTGCATGGAGAAATCAAGATCAGTTATGATTGAAGCAATTCCTGCTTGTTCAAAAGAATTGCAAACCTGG ATGCCTTCTAGTTTTGATGATGTTTCAACATTGAAAAGGATCATTGCGTTCAATTGCAATCACTCTGTTGGCTCTTGGCTGGACAACATTAAGAAATCTGCATGGGATATAGGAAACGAGCAACTCGGAGTCGAGGAGAGACTCTGTAAGTGA
- the LOC116030483 gene encoding receptor-like protein EIX2: MLVLIFLLLICKFEYCYSNYVASCIERERIALLQFKESLIDTSNRLSSWSGLDCCEWEGISCSSTTGHVLKLDLHNPAAYDYDIENYLGGEINHSLINLTHLNYLDLSFNRFSMIQIPEFFGSFKNLRYLNISSSGFVGNIPTHLGNLSSLEYLDLGDGALSICPFCNYLATDNLDWLASLSSLKSLDMSGISIWYSEDWLRTINKLVSLSSLNLADCELNTTSLVSHVNSTSLISLDLSWNSLDYAILPWLFNLTRLEHLNIGDSFFISQNSFTGTLVPLCKLHNLIFMDLSSNNFQCSIPNCLGNLTSLTSLSLSDNSFTGSIPNSMNKLTDFIAVLSDCLLDSLKELKLDSNNFIGQLPNQLYKYKNLQVLSLSSNSFSGPIIESLGNLSMLQILDISNNKFSGSVPSSLGELSNLEELDISKNSFVGVLSEFHFSKLSKLQFLDISSNLFVWNVSSTWVPPFQLSYIAMESIKIGPHFPHWLRTQRNVGSLFMSNASISSAIPDWFDIFFWNNTDLDLSKNQISGELLKPHVESYMDKFYLSLSNNYLSDVIPKWLCSSENLVILALSTNQLYGEIPTCLGKLQNLEVLDLGNNNLSGHIPNSLGSLQSLFSMHLQNIELEGKLPGSMQNLTSLGILDLSENKFMDVIPSWIGEKLLSLRYLIFYRNKFYGDIPLQLCQLDDLQLLNLANNNISGYIPQCFGNFTAMAFDDEQTYISYFISNGKTYRDEIDVVIKGLTLQYTKNLPFLRSIDLSGNYIVGKIPVEIMSLHALENLNVSRNNLSGPIPETIGNLRKIESLDLSRNELSGTIPPSLSSLNFLSHLNLSFNHLYGRIPTGSQLQTLNDPSIYMGNEGLCGDPLSKTCPSDVPSFVNQSIKISNDDDHEFFMWFYVGMGPGFFVGFIGVLSILLFARSWSYAYFKFLEMAYNKVLHYFS; the protein is encoded by the coding sequence ATGCTAGTGCTTATTTTTCTTCTGCTCATTTGCAAATTTGAGTATTGTTACTCAAATTACGTTGCTAGTTGCATTGAAAGGGAACGAATTGCTCTTCTTCAATTTAAAGAAAGCTTAATTGATACATCAAACCGTCTCTCTTCATGGAGTGGTCTTGATTGTTGTGAATGGGAGGGAATTTCTTGTAGCTCAACAACTGGCCATGTCCTAAAGCTTGATTTGCACAACCCAGCTGCATATGATTATGATATTGAGAATTACTTGGGAGGTGAGATCAATCATTCTCTTATCAACTTAACACATTTGAATTACCTTGATCTAAGCTTCAACCGTTTTTCTATGATCCAAATTCCTGAATTTTTCGGATCTTTCAAAAACTTGAGGTATCTTAACATCTCAAGCTCTGGTTTTGTGGGAAATATTCCCACTCATCTTGGAAATCTTTCAAGTTTAGAGTATCTCGACCTTGGAGACGGTGCTTTAAGTATATGTCcattttgtaattatttggCTACAGATAATTTGGACTGGTTGGCTAGCCTTTCTTCCCTAAAAAGCCTTGACATGTCAGGAATTTCAATTTGGTATAGTGAAGATTGGTTACGCACAATCAACAAGCTTGTGTCTTTATCTTCTTTAAACTTGGCTGATTGTGAGCTCAACACAACTAGTCTTGTTTCACATGTTAACTCCACCTCTCTCATCTCCCTTGATCTCAGTTGGAATAGTTTAGATTATGCAATCCTTCCATGGTTGTTTAATCTCACAAGACTAGAGCATTTGAATATAGGCGACAGcttttttatttctcaaaataGCTTTACAGGCACACTGGTTCCGTTGTGTAAGTTGCACAATTTGATTTTTATGGATCTTAGTTCTAACAATTTCCAATGTTCAATTCCCAATTGTCTTGGAAACTTGACTTCTTTAACCTCTCTTAGTTTAAGTGATAATAGCTTTACAGGTTCAATTCCAAATTCCATGAATAAATTGACGGACTTCATTGCAGTTCTTTCTGATTGCCTATTAGATAGTTTGAAAGAATTGAAGTTAGATTCTAACAATTTCATTGGTCAACTTCCAAACCAGTTGTACAAGTATAAGAATCTGCAAGTCCTTTCTCTGTCTTCAAACTCCTTCTCTGGTCCAATAATTGAGTCACTTGGAAATTTGTCAATGTTGCAAATCCTGGATATTAGTAACAATAAGTTTAGTGGTAGTGTTCCCTCTAGTCTTGGTGAACTTTCAAATCTTGAAGAGTTAGATATATCTAAGAATTCATTCGTAGGTGTCCTTTCTGAATTCCACTTTTCAAAACTCAGTAAGCTTCAATTTTTGGACATATCTagtaatttgtttgtttggaaTGTAAGTTCCACCTGGGTTCCTCCTTTCCAACTCTCTTACATAGCAATGGAATCCATCAAAATTGGTCCTCATTTTCCTCATTGGCTTCGTACCCAAAGAAATGTTGGTTCCCTGTTTATGTCTAATGCCAGCATCTCAAGTGCTATCCCTGATTGGTTCGATATATTTTTCTGGAATAACACTGATTTAGATCTCtctaaaaatcaaataagtggAGAGCTTTTGAAACCACATGTTGAAAGTTACATGGACaagttttatctttctctttCAAACAATTATTTGAGTGATGTCATCCCCAAGTGGCTATGTAGTTCTGAAAATCTAGTGATTCTTGCTCTATCTACAAATCAGTTATATGGAGAAATACCTACATGCTTGGGAAAACTACAAAACTTGGAAGTTCTTGACTTGGGGAATAACAATCTAAGTGGTCACATTCCAAATTCATTGGGATCTCTTCAATCGCTATTCTCTATGCACTTGCAGAATATTGAACTTGAAGGGAAACTCCCGGGAAGCATGCAGAATTTAACAAGCCTGGGAATTTTGGATTTGagtgaaaataaatttatggaTGTTATCCCTTCATGGATTGGGGAAAAATTATTGAGTTTGCGATATCTTATCTTCTATAGAAATAAGTTCTATGGGGATATTCCATTGCAACTATGTCAACTGGATGATCTTCAATTGTTAAATTTGGCAAATAACAACATATCAGGATACATCCCACAGTGTTTTGGAAACTTTACTGCAATGGCTTTTGATGACGAACAAACATATATTTCGTACTTCATATCTAACGGTAAAACGTATAGAGATGAAATTGATGTAGTCATAAAAGGATTAACATTGCAGTACACTAAAAATCTTCCATTCCTAAGATCCATAGATCTTTCAGGGAATTACATTGTTGGAAAGATTCCGGTTGAGATAATGAGTTTGCATGCACTGGAGAACTTGAATGTTTCTAGAAATAATCTAAGTGGACCAATCCCTGAGACTATTGGCAATTTGAGAAAAATTGAATCACTTGATTTATCTAGAAATGAACTCTCTGGTACCATTCCACCAAGCTTGTCatctttgaattttttgagCCACTTGAACTTATCATTCAACCATTTATATGGGAGAATACCAACAGGAAGTCAACTTCAGACCCTCAATGATCCATCCATTTACATGGGCAACGAAGGACTTTGTGGTGACCCTCTTTCAAAGACTTGCCCCAGTGATGTACCATCTTTTGTTAATCAATCTATTAAAATCAGTAATGATGATGATCATGAGTTTTTCATGTGGTTTTATGTTGGTATGGGGCCTGGTTTCTTTGTTGGATTCATTGGAGTATTAAGCATTCTATTGTTCGCAAGATCTTGGAGCTATGCGTACTTCAAATTTTTAGAGATGGCTTACAACAAAGTACtccattatttttcttaa